From a single Methanobacterium sp. Maddingley MBC34 genomic region:
- a CDS encoding PAS domain S-box (PFAM: Histidine kinase; Histidine kinase-, DNA gyrase B-, and HSP90-like ATPase; PAS fold~TIGRFAM: PAS domain S-box), giving the protein MIGTDFSNYFTEPKKAEKGYQQVFKKGFVRDYPLKIQHKTGQVTQVLYNASIYKDESGDVVGVFAAARDITERLKSEEKIQMLANVVESSDDAIISKSLEGQITSWNKGAELIYGYSAEEIMGKDISILAPSQLKDEINQFIEKIKKGERILHYETLRVRKDGTKINVSLTLSPILNTSGDLVGISTIARDITQRKKTDDEILQAKEEWEHTFDSVPDLIAILDTNFRVVRANKAMANRLNVDPEEAIGLTCYNVVHGLNAPPSFCPYMKLLEDGQEHTAEVHEDRLGGDFIVSVSPLHDSDGNLIGSVHVARDITDRKKAEDKIKKSLKEKEVLLSEIHHRVKNNMQIISSLLSLQSQYVAKAETVDVLQESQDRVKAMATIYEKLSQSNDLTKINFESYMQSLIQGLFYSHTIKEGQINPIIKIENIMLNIETAIPCGLIISELVSNILKHAFPEGREGKMCVSLKAHDNRYELKISDDGIGFPEDIDFKTTDTLGLKLVNTLVKQIDGEITLDRSHGTEYNIIFRELEYQKRI; this is encoded by the coding sequence ATTATTGGAACTGACTTTTCCAACTACTTCACAGAACCCAAAAAAGCTGAAAAAGGCTACCAGCAAGTTTTCAAGAAAGGTTTCGTACGTGATTATCCCCTGAAGATCCAACATAAAACTGGTCAAGTGACACAGGTTTTATACAATGCCTCAATTTATAAAGACGAATCTGGAGATGTAGTTGGAGTTTTCGCAGCAGCACGCGACATCACAGAACGTCTAAAATCTGAAGAAAAAATTCAGATGCTGGCAAATGTGGTGGAATCATCTGATGATGCCATTATATCCAAGTCTCTTGAAGGACAAATCACCAGTTGGAATAAAGGTGCAGAGTTGATTTATGGCTATTCTGCCGAAGAAATTATGGGAAAAGATATTTCCATTTTGGCTCCGTCTCAACTAAAAGATGAAATAAACCAATTTATTGAAAAAATTAAAAAGGGAGAACGTATTCTTCATTATGAGACCTTGCGGGTGCGAAAAGATGGGACAAAAATAAATGTTTCACTTACTTTGTCACCTATTTTGAACACCTCAGGAGATCTAGTTGGAATCTCAACAATCGCCAGAGACATCACCCAACGAAAAAAGACTGATGATGAAATCCTTCAGGCGAAAGAAGAATGGGAACATACCTTCGATAGCGTTCCAGACCTAATAGCTATATTAGATACTAATTTTCGTGTTGTCCGTGCCAACAAAGCCATGGCCAATAGACTTAATGTGGATCCTGAAGAAGCCATTGGACTTACCTGTTATAATGTAGTACATGGATTGAATGCCCCCCCATCATTTTGCCCCTACATGAAATTGCTTGAAGATGGTCAAGAGCACACTGCTGAGGTTCATGAGGATCGGTTGGGTGGTGATTTCATTGTCAGTGTCTCACCGTTACATGATTCTGATGGGAACTTAATTGGGAGTGTACATGTGGCCCGTGATATTACCGATAGAAAAAAGGCAGAAGACAAGATAAAAAAATCCCTTAAAGAAAAAGAAGTTCTTTTAAGTGAAATACATCACCGTGTGAAAAACAACATGCAGATCATTTCCAGCTTATTAAGTCTTCAAAGCCAATACGTTGCCAAAGCTGAAACAGTTGATGTCCTGCAGGAGAGTCAGGACCGGGTTAAGGCCATGGCCACCATCTACGAGAAATTATCCCAGTCCAATGATTTAACTAAAATTAATTTTGAGAGTTATATGCAGAGCCTTATACAGGGTCTTTTTTACTCACACACAATCAAAGAAGGTCAGATCAACCCTATAATCAAAATCGAAAATATTATGTTAAACATCGAAACTGCCATTCCTTGTGGCCTCATAATAAGCGAACTGGTTTCTAATATTCTTAAACATGCATTTCCAGAAGGAAGAGAAGGAAAAATGTGCGTTTCACTTAAAGCACATGATAATAGATACGAACTGAAGATCAGTGACGATGGAATTGGATTCCCTGAAGATATTGATTTTAAAACCACAGATACGCTCGGGCTTAAACTAGTAAATACCTTAGTTAAGCAGATCGATGGAGAGATTACTCTTGACAGAAGCCATGGTACAGAATATAATATCATCTTTAGAGAGTTAGAGTACCAAAAAAGGATTTAG
- a CDS encoding multimeric flavodoxin WrbA (PFAM: NADPH-dependent FMN reductase), with protein sequence MTKIILGISGSPRKQATEHVLSEALTTMEEKGYETELFTIRGKDISPCRNCDYCLRKKECIVKDDMYQLYPIFKDVKGIIMATPIYNGGVSAQIKAVMDRTRAAAAVDINFLKHKVGMAIAVGGDRVGGQELAIQQIMTFYILNGTIPVSGGPFGSNLGANFWSQDTLKGVKEDEEGFRSLKKTLTRFQEFLEIYQRD encoded by the coding sequence GTGACAAAGATAATTTTAGGAATCAGCGGAAGCCCCAGGAAACAGGCCACAGAGCACGTCCTAAGTGAAGCTCTGACTACAATGGAAGAAAAAGGTTACGAAACCGAATTATTCACTATTCGGGGGAAAGATATTAGTCCCTGCCGGAATTGTGATTACTGTCTGCGGAAAAAGGAATGCATAGTCAAAGATGACATGTACCAGCTATATCCTATTTTTAAAGATGTTAAAGGAATTATAATGGCCACTCCAATTTACAATGGAGGAGTTAGTGCTCAAATCAAAGCGGTTATGGATAGAACCCGTGCAGCGGCAGCTGTGGACATAAATTTCCTGAAACACAAGGTAGGTATGGCCATCGCCGTGGGAGGAGACCGTGTTGGAGGTCAAGAGCTGGCCATACAACAGATTATGACTTTTTATATTCTCAACGGAACAATACCAGTTAGTGGAGGTCCATTTGGATCCAATCTGGGAGCCAATTTCTGGTCACAAGATACCTTAAAAGGTGTCAAAGAAGATGAAGAAGGTTTCCGAAGTCTCAAGAAAACTTTGACTAGGTTCCAGGAATTTCTGGAAATATATCAAAGGGATTAA
- a CDS encoding 4Fe-4S protein (PFAM: 4Fe-4S binding domain), with translation MRIEVDEEKCTGCGICKEECPKGAKIWDVDKKAMATNLRYCHLCTICASKCPEGAILIVRDDPNEPKKQDTKEDL, from the coding sequence ATGAGAATAGAAGTAGATGAGGAAAAATGCACTGGCTGCGGAATCTGTAAGGAAGAATGTCCCAAGGGAGCCAAGATATGGGATGTGGATAAGAAGGCCATGGCCACCAATCTACGCTACTGTCACCTCTGCACAATCTGCGCTTCCAAGTGTCCGGAAGGTGCCATACTCATAGTGAGGGATGATCCAAATGAACCGAAAAAGCAGGATACAAAGGAAGACCTCTGA
- a CDS encoding imidazoleglycerol-phosphate dehydratase (PFAM: Imidazoleglycerol-phosphate dehydratase) → MNRKSRIQRKTSETSIIVELNLDGTGEYQVETGIQFLNHMLESFTRHSLFNLKVEAQGDIQIDDHHTVEDVAIVLGEALQEALGDKKGIRRMAHALVPMDESLAMVAVDLSGRSYSVLDLPFHQDKVGDLSTENVGHFLESLAQTGKINLHARCEGENDHHQVEAIFKALARALHDATRVIHDQMPSTKGVI, encoded by the coding sequence ATGAACCGAAAAAGCAGGATACAAAGGAAGACCTCTGAAACCAGCATAATTGTTGAGCTTAATCTGGATGGTACCGGAGAGTACCAGGTGGAAACCGGGATCCAGTTTTTAAACCACATGCTGGAATCCTTCACCAGACACAGTCTGTTTAATCTGAAAGTGGAAGCACAGGGAGATATCCAAATAGACGACCACCATACCGTAGAAGACGTGGCTATAGTCCTGGGTGAAGCTCTGCAGGAAGCACTGGGGGACAAAAAAGGAATTCGTAGAATGGCCCATGCACTGGTGCCCATGGACGAATCCCTGGCCATGGTGGCCGTGGACTTATCCGGCCGAAGTTACTCCGTTCTGGATCTACCATTCCATCAGGATAAAGTAGGTGACCTCAGCACCGAGAACGTGGGCCACTTTTTAGAGTCACTGGCTCAGACAGGAAAAATTAACCTTCACGCCCGATGTGAAGGAGAAAACGACCATCACCAGGTGGAAGCCATCTTCAAAGCCCTAGCCCGTGCACTGCACGATGCAACCCGAGTGATTCATGATCAGATGCCCAGTACCAAGGGTGTGATTTAG
- a CDS encoding putative integral membrane protein (PFAM: Protein of unknown function (DUF1211)) produces the protein MSQYPEGLLIPTRRLETLTDGLFAIAMTILVVTIQIPIGPIHTADLFVQTTSEIIPKFAVYFLSFLLLAVFWVDHHMFYLVKKSNFTLIWLNIFWLMFIALLPLSTSIIAQFPEYQLAQLIFDFNLLFIGLFFYIIWSYSLDRGLISEEVKPYYPYIKRSLLFMPIVISVTILFTFINPKWSMVILFMIPIFSLIGRKLWSHNKT, from the coding sequence ATGAGCCAATATCCTGAAGGTTTGTTAATTCCCACCAGACGGTTGGAAACCCTGACTGATGGCCTATTCGCCATTGCCATGACCATACTGGTGGTAACCATTCAGATACCCATTGGTCCCATACACACTGCAGATCTGTTCGTGCAAACCACTTCGGAGATCATTCCTAAATTTGCAGTATATTTTTTGAGTTTTCTCCTCCTAGCAGTGTTCTGGGTGGACCATCACATGTTCTACTTGGTTAAAAAGAGCAACTTCACTCTGATCTGGTTAAACATATTCTGGCTGATGTTCATTGCACTATTGCCTTTATCTACCTCAATAATAGCCCAATTCCCTGAATATCAACTTGCACAACTGATATTCGACTTTAATCTCCTTTTCATAGGCCTATTTTTCTATATAATCTGGAGCTACTCTCTTGATAGGGGCCTGATTTCTGAAGAAGTGAAACCATACTACCCTTATATTAAGCGAAGTCTTTTATTCATGCCTATTGTGATTTCTGTAACCATATTATTTACTTTCATTAACCCAAAGTGGAGCATGGTTATTTTATTCATGATTCCTATCTTTTCCCTTATTGGACGGAAGTTATGGTCCCATAATAAAACTTAA